actggttaactctaaccatcttttgagcaactggcccctgacaTGCGGTGGCTCACAGGACCGTAGCAAGAGTTCGACCTACAGTGAGTTAACTCATATTCAAACTGGAGCACGAAATTGGAACCCGAATTATAGAACTGGTTCCTGAATCGAGTGGCAAACGCGACTATGCTTACAAAGGCCATCTAAcggatccaccaggtggctCTAGTAAAGTAGGATTTAAGAATTTGTTTAAAAAGCCTAAAAGCGATTTAAAGTTTATGTATCACTAAAACTCATCACGATATTTTTTAACCATCCAAAAACTGCCACGCGCCGAAAATAACTCCAACAATTATTATCAGATTCATCccgtagatggcagcactgttACAATAGTTGAAATTCTTGCAGCATTTCATCTCGAGTTTAGTTCCTTCGCCATACCGCGTATTGATTTCTGTTTCGTCACATGTCACATGGCATGCAACCCCGTACAAAGTGTACATGGGTTTTAGGGTCGGACATTTCCTGAAATGGAGAAGGTTTGTAGGTTGGAAATCCCGATGAAGAAATGGCTTCACAATTCGTCGTCCAGAGGTCGTCCTTCATCAGTCAATTAAGGATGCGAACTCGCTAAAGCCGTTCCGCGAAGCAAGTTCGGGGAGCGATATCGGACCCCTGGCTAGCGAGGATGGTCGAGAGTTCATCGTCACAATGAAGCGGGCGGGGTGAGATTCGTTGCAGGAATATCCGTTCTTCAAACTAATTGTGACTTCAtaaaaaaccgttacaataatgtttatatacattgatacctagtacgGGTTCTCAATGAGTCGATGTGttctacgtcatcaatattgtcGTTTCAAAACCATCACAATCGTGGATTTCGACGTTTTATTTTGCGCACTAGCCCGCGATATCGTATTAGTTCGTAGAAATTCCGCTAgacgaccgtacggtgctgccacctcgCTAGTAGAATAAGGATTGACAAACGATTAGGTGTAATTTATGAATGTCTTTATTAATTAACACGTTTGAAAGtggaaatttttcaatattacacCGATTCATTCATAACCAGCTGAGAATGTTGCATAGATTTGTACAAAGTGAGAGAAAGAGTTTACAGTACGATGTAACAacgattttctttctttttacatCGACGCACGCGAGTTGTAACGAAGATTTACTTTCTACGCGACGGAAAACACGTCTGCTCGACCATGCATAACATATTCCATTACAAAAAACAGATCAATAATCGTATTTACAACAAGACAAGGCACTCATAATAACGTTTATACAGAATAAACCGTATCTCTTCCGATTCAAAAATCCTCCGGGACGATTCGAATTTCCGAtaaatcttaatttttttcatacaatCAAAGTAACTTTGAACAATGTTAACAAacagacaaacaaacaaatgcaACGTTGTGTGAAGAACGATCCTGAACCTTCATTCAAACACATTCATTAATATCTACAAAATAGAGCAGTGGCTCCCTCTGTTAAGAAAGGGTCgcacaatatttacaatttctTTTAACGAGAAACTTTAGGAAAGACATTTTAgttcaattttataatcatcatcagtttAGTAATTAAAACAATTCAACGAATTCATTCACACCAGGCACGCGCATCCTGCGCACTAGGTTTAGTAGTTATAACTACAAAAGAAAGGCATATTGACAAGGCGCCTGTGGCAATGGAGGATCCACCAGAGGCGCTATAGTATAAGCTCATTGTTCATACGTGTTATGTACAATACTCCTGGTGGCCAATCGAgaaaccagttccacaatatAGACACACTTAGATCTAACTCCATTATAAGTGCGTTTTGATGATATTTACATCGAAAGATTGGCCATAGTACAGCGGCTATCTACAACAGTCCACCTCGAGTGTGGAATTACACAATTCCTCCACCAGCCGCCATTTGTATTTTGACAATTTGGTCGTATATTTTCAGCGCTGGTCCTAGTTTTAACGACAATCCGGTGAGAACGTCGTTTCGTTTCATTAACAGCAACGATTTACCGTCGATCTCCtgaaattataatataatcaCAATATTCAGAGGTTCCGATTCTTTACTCTCGGGGAGGTTCCGATTCTTTGCTCTCGGGGAGGTTCCGATTCTTTGCTCTCGGGGAGGTTCCGATTCTTTACTCTCGGGGAGGTTCAGATTCTTTGCTCTCGGGGAGGTTCCGATTCTTTACTCTCGGGGAGGTTCCGATTCTTTGCTCTCGGGGAGGTTCCGATTCTTTGCTCTCGGGGAGGTTCCGATTCTTTACTCTCGGGAAGGTTCCGATTCTTTGCTCTCGGGGAGGTTCCGATTCTGTACTCTCGGGGAGGTTCCGATTCTTTGCACTCGGGGAGGTTCCGATTCTTTACTCTCGGGGAGGTTCAGATTCTTTGCTCTCGGGGAGGTTCCGATTCTTTACTCTCGGGGAGGTTCCGATTCTTTACTCTCGGGGAGGTTCCGATTCTTTACTCTCGGGGAGGTTCCGATTCTTTACTCTCGGGGAGGTTCCGATTCTTTACTCTCGGTTGGGgtaaggcgtgatgctgttgcatTCGCTATCGGTTCTGAACGGCAGGGACCGCAGGGGCAACACTTCAATGACTGGGGTGTCGTCGTGAGGTTAAAcgaacaatccaataggggTTAAAGtctgggaaaccaagatccaaacgaaaatgaattaagttaaCCCAcgagttaaagttaataccagtctacaAAACCGGGTCCAGGTTCTTATATCTTATATCTGACCTGATCTCTGAAGTTTTCTGCCTGCACCGTGAATCCGACCTTGGCGATGAACTCGGCTACGTCATCGATCGACCAATCAGCGATTGACACGTGGCGCAGACGTTCGACGTCGATTCGGTTTAAAAGTTCGTCGATGAATTTCTGTTCGGGTCGCGCTTCAACACTAAACATTCAATAAAACACACGTCCGAAATGAGATCACGCATTTGTCTACGACAGTTCGGAGAAGTTATAACAGAAATAACATACCCGCAGAAATAATATCCCCGCGAACTTTACTTACctgttgttttttatttggAAATTAGTGGGCGAGTCACAGGGAGTCAACAGACACGAGGAACTTGCAGCTACGAAGAAAAACAaacgatttttattttttgatctTCTTTAGATTCAATGCTAAACTGAGAATTATGGAACTGAATCTTGATCTGTAGAACTTGgtgcagaactgtggaactgaggcctggtctgtggaactggatccagaactgtggaactggatgcagatctgtggaactggctccagcAACAGTAGAACTGGAACTGGATGcagatctgtggaactggcctcagtaactgtagaactggattcagGAATGCGGGATTGGGTCGCGGGTTTTACCTCCGTTACTGTCCGTGGTCTCCATCAGATCACATCCTAATTCTGAGCAATTCTTACAAACCCACTGCCCTGAAATAACGTTAagtcaatttcatttattcaattaattaatcttAGATGTGAAAATAGGCTGGAATTACAGCGTTTGAACGACTTGTTTCTGACCTGTCGGGTTTTCATCGATCTTTGGTTCATGGCATTGCATATGATAACCTTTATCACAGGCATCGCAGAACAACAACTCGGcctagaatttaaaaaaaatacgaTTTCTTTGAGCCGCAAATCAGCGATGGATTGATTTTAAGGGGGGTGTTGGATAAACTACTGACCGCATCGCCAGCCTCTGAACAGATACAGCACGTTTTACAGTCGTAACACTGCCACGGTGAGTCACGTGCTCTCCTCGCTAGATCTTCACTGTAATTCATACATGTTGGATgcactgaaaaaaaacataaataacattcaataatcaataatccAGTTTCacttttgataaaataaacatcagtTGAAGCTTATTGtcataatcagttcattttctgggatccagttccacagttgtctgGGTTTTATATcaacctagttccacagttgtgtgggttcaatttgactgaacccagttctacagttgtgtggtTTGATTctgaattcagttccacagctgtgaAAGCTTTATGTGACTGTGTATCCAggtccacagttgtgtggatttaatccaactgtggatccagttccacaacagcttttgattttaagaattaaaactaaatttaGTTTTCAGATGACCAAATCTCTACCTTCTGTTTGACAATCGGAACAGGTTAACATCTGTTCAACAACCCCGAATCGATTGCATTCCGCCGTCAGGAAACACAGCCGACATTTAtcctacaaatatatattacaaaaacaaaaatttaaatgagatATCTGTTTGATCAAATTGGCCAATAGAGGGCTCTGCACTCACCTCGCCCGTGTCGACAGTCGCAGGCAGATTTTCGGGTAGCTGTGATGGAACGATCTTTCCAGATACCTCCccatttttcttcaaatttattaacttctaaaaatatgaatgtaaAATTAAAGGCTTAAAAagtgttgacccggccggccgttTATGTAtgtaccctgtacattactttttaaaaatcatgatcaagctaacaataacagacccggcagttatagaaatgaactgattacaaattttattgcagtctTCAAAAGTGACCCGGCAGATTAGGAGAAACgataagaaataattttcttgcCTCAAAAAGATGTTTCTAAAAGTTTTGGACACATTAGAAATATCGCGTGAACCACACGacacattttatatatacgtgttgatattttcagaacaAAAAGAACTTAACGCATCAAACACAAACCTTATTAATGCCCTTATAGAAAACAGATCGATAAAATATGGGAGAGAGAGATATATAACTTCCGGTTTGCGTTGAAGCGCAGACACAGGCTGCGCGCGCGGCGCTGAAATTACTGTATGTTCTAACTATCAGTCAGCGAGCGAGCGAACGTGTACCGTGTGTTTAATTCGATTCGATTTTATCACCTTATCACCACGTGACGACTTAGCCTAGTAATAATTCAATACACAAGAATATAGATCTTAATAAGATATAGCTATCTATAGATAAAATAAAGAGTTCCGTCTCCCTAAACATGGTACTTCTGAATCAAGTCGACATATAACATAAGTTCTGTCCACCCTACTCGGTACTGGTCAAGTTCTGTCCACCCTACTCGGTACTGGTCAAGTTCTGTCCACCCTACTCGGTACTGGTCAAGTTCTGTCCACCCTACTCGGTACTGGTCAAGTTCTGTCCACCCTACTCGGTTCTAGTCAAGTTCTGTCCACCCTACTCGGTACTGGTCAAGTTCTGTCCCCCCTACTCGGTACTGGTCAAGTTCTGTCCCCCCTACTCAGTACTGGTCAAGTTCTATCCCCCCTACTCGGTACTGGTCAAGTTCTGTCCACCCTACTCGGTACTGGTCAAGTTCTGTCCCCCCTACTCGGTACTGGTCAAGTTCTGTCCACCCTACTCGGTACTGGTCAAGTTCTGTCCCCCCTACTCGGTACTGGTCAAGTTCTGTCCACCCTACCCGGTACTGGTCAAGTTATGTCCACCCTACTCGGTACTGGTCAAGTTCTGTCCACCCTACTCGGTTCTGAATACTcgtaaatcaataaaattcaACGCCAAGAATAgaaagtctgaaatgtttccttgagctaatgtagttgattcaacgtttcgactttatccgaATAGTAATCTTCAAGTTTACCGTGTATTCGAACTAGTGTAGTTTCGACTAAAGTTTAATTCATATACAGAATTCTACTGAATTTTCAGTCGTCTTGTTAGTATACAGGAATTTTGGGACGGGGATTTAAGCCATTACAGCGCGCTAGTAACAACCGGCCTAGGcctattattatatatatatatatatatatataaatacattcgtACATAAAACCGGGAAAATGAAAGTTCTAACAGCGATATACACCGTGCGTGGcgtatatagatattattgAAACAGCGAGTACAAGTTGTTGTACTGCGAGTCTCTACAGTGTCAGCACAGTTATAGAGAACCCGATCATTGATTGGTATATAACCGCTATAAAACCGCTTCTGGTTTTACCTCCAGAACATATCAGAATAAAACATTTGGAATATCTATCGGAAAACACTTCCACCGGACGGACCtaatttcatgaatttatATACAGGGGATGCCGAGGGGTGGGGGTACGCAAGGCCCTCCCCCCCGCGGCCCGGAAATCCGCACGGTCATTGCGGTCAATTCGCCCACAGATCGGCGATATTGTAGCTAGCTCCCCAAATCACATCCCCGCTTAGACATTCCCCGAAACATATATACAACCGAAAAATACTACCCCGCCCAGAAATACAACCCAGACATAACATTATGCGTCGGTTGTATTTTTGTATATCTGATAATAAAGGCTAAATATCGGGGATATTTTCGAAGAAGGAGTTCATCGTTTAAACcgctaaaataaaaaaaaattaagcgTATTCGAAAACAGTTTAAAATTTCTCGGTTGAAGGCGAGGCGCGAGCCTCTCCGCGCCTCTCCGCGCCTCTCCACGCCTCTCCGAGTCTCTCCGCGCCTCTCCGCGCCTCTCCGCACCTCTCCGAGTCTCTCCGCGCCTCTCCGCGCATTCCCAGAAATCAGGGTTTTATTTCTGAGCAGCGGCTTTACTCAAtagattgaattcaaaaaccTCGAACCTGACtggaaaaatatcgaaataaatCGGGGGCGATATTTCTGAATCCCGATTCCTGACTCCAATATACGAAAAAACCGTGGCGAATAATTTAATatcttcaatttatttttccatttcaacCTTGGGCTGCGGGGGGTGCTGCACAGAAACACCGTAACAAACACGTTCGATCTCGGAAAAATTGTCACCGAAACAGCATGTTTCTTGTTTCCGCGCCGTTGATACGACCACCACACGACGGGTAGAAGCATTGTAGCGGAAACATTGTTTCTGTTTCCTGTTTCTGCGTTTCCCCGCGTCGAGTGCGTTAGTTTTTATACCCAAAAGGCGGATCTCAGGATTCTTTGAAGTGGACCTTTAAATTTGGTACCTTATTTGAAAAGGGCACATAATATGGCAATACGAGGGCAAGCAAAACATTGATGGAGGTTCTGGTGGTCCCCCCCCCACGGAGGATTCTGGACAAACAGAGGCTTTTCTCGCCCTTATCTCTCATCACGGCCCATCGGATTTATTTGTTAgtcttttaaaattcttttggCCGATCACCTGCTTCATATCACGCGGAATAGTTCGCCGCGGACTTTGCCAACACGACAGACAGCGCTCCTTGTTGTACAAAGACCGGCCGCATAATGTGttgtaaaatttaaaaaaagctcGATTTTATAGACGCGCGACACAGACGACTTCAGCTTGTACGACGCGTATATACCCAGCGTTCAGAACGGACTGTAATAGTGCGCGTCATAGCAATGAGTAAAACATGCGTCGTCAATTCGCATATTCCCTCAAgagaattaaaaaataatccaACTGCAATAATTCCTATATATCACATTCCTAATTCCCCTCACTCCCTCACTCCCTATTACTCTCCCCTTCCCTAACACTCTCCTCCCCCAACACTCTCTCCTCCCTAttcacctctctctctctctcctttctCTCGCCCTTTCTCCTTCCCCCTCTCTCAGTCTAGCCTCCTCTCCCActttctccctctcctctcccctctcctctcctccctcctctcccctctcctctccctctcctctctcctctctcctctctcctctcttctctcctctcctctcctctcctttctcctctcctctctcttctcccctctcacctctctcctcactcctccctcctctcctctctcccctctctcttctcccctctcacctctctcctcactcctccctcctctcctctctcccctctctcttctcccctctcctctctcctctcctctccacATTCCACACTCACCGGGTATACGAATCGACTCTCGCATTATTTATATACTTaattattaaatcaatttttgagaATGAGCGCAtagtaaaaataaatcatacataggcttttttaaaacgaaaatggaaaaaaccaAATCGACTGCCAAAACATCCCCATAGTGTTGCGGGTCAGGTTCGAGAGATTATGGGTTGTTTTTCTCTTGTCGTCATAGCGTCAGCGTCATAGCGTCTGTCGAcgcttttcaatatttcatatacacgCGCGACGGTGCTTTAtttcgttgtttttttttttgctcgGCAATGCAACGTGACAAACATCCGCGACTGAAGAGTTGTTTTATCACCCGCAGACGTAGTCATCGTTCGAAAAGGAGAATTTCAGCGCGCTGCGCGGCGATAGAAAAAAGGCATTTCGTGAATATTAGAAATTCGAAATTTAGGGAATAAAAATAAGTCTTCGACAAAACTCCCGATTCAGACAAGATAATAATAACCGAACGCACTATAGTTCGGTCGTAAcgtatttcacagtgtcggccatcttgaaatcGGTGCGAACTACAGCGATCGCGCTCGATCCCGTGGTCGAGTATTTTCGGACTATTATCACAGTTCCGACTaaactgacattcggtttcattgGGGAACATGCAGAATTCACGAATTCGGCTATTTCCTCGCGACGTGGACTTGTGTCGTTCaaaaacagttgaaataaCAACTCGAGCCGCACTCGAATGtggttcattatcagatttattgGTGTCATAATATGAAATCAATCGATGAAATAGAATGAGGGAAATTGTTATCATATTCTAAAGGAGGTATACAACAGACTTCATATAGGCCGCATGAATATCTGCCCACGTCGCGGCGAAATAGCCAAAGTCGTGAATTATAAATGTTCCATTTCGTCGACTTCGCGgttccgataaccgaagttcgctCGAACTGTTGAAACTGGGGAAAACCCAATCGTCTATACATAAACAGGACCCAGTTGTTGCACAATTGCTGAGTTTACGTTAGACCACAAATTCTTTAAGACTTAACGTGTTGGTTTtgttgtaagggacaccaaaccAAAAcgaaatcaaacgaaatctacttAACAAATACTTAACGGGATCCATCCCTATTTTCAGACCAAAAAGTAGCTAAActcatagaaaatgaaatgatttcggCAACTCTGGCGAAACACTCGCAATTTCTACTCGAGAGTCCGTTGCTCGTATGGTACCACCAAATCGAACGGAACAGTTTTcctatcttttttttttctcgcgcaTTTCAAAACGGCGGCCGAAATCGGGGACGAATAATTTCGAAAGTATTTTCGTGCGACCGTTCTTTTTTCCTCGGTTGTCGTAgagagtatatatatatatacgtgtaAGCTAGGAAAGCGACGGCTTTTAACACAGTATATAGTTTTAGTATCGGCGGAGTTCGAGAGCCAGCGATATCGTACACACCACGCGTATAGGGAGTGCATGTATTGTACACGGACTCGTATAGGCTTTAATAGGACGACTTATCATTTACCAACCAACAGATTCTTATATATCAGCGAATATAGAAATCCCATACTAGGAAAGTCCGCAATTCATACAGTCAAGTCTCTATGTATAATTTCGGAAGTGATAGTAAAGATGTTACGAATGACAGAAAAAGTCGGCAATAATTCCTTGAGCAGAGTTTAGTTCAATTAAATTTATGGTATAATTTATAGCCACGTCTATTTA
This sequence is a window from Tubulanus polymorphus chromosome 9, tnTubPoly1.2, whole genome shotgun sequence. Protein-coding genes within it:
- the LOC141910814 gene encoding uncharacterized protein LOC141910814 produces the protein MTPQPTKQQEFILGAIDQLRNRKARPDLEHISRFVQRRYGLSFVDTQNAIESLVSLGLAIKVDYKGSASYRNAAKWKKKYLSADEKINSTQTRSDLYQAIKAIVSDGKVMSVDDDGGDAIGSDPPDAGPDRDANRHEEEIGASYSEIEQWLEGNAESSSWLKTHLSMALAREVESGNIERLANDRYVLRHDELPATPSAPPTTPPPAAEPDKPLQTIPAADDSIQQLEMPPTTANTAFKRKLTTGKKGRPLGSGKKKKLINLKKNGEVSGKIVPSQLPENLPATVDTGEDKCRLCFLTAECNRFGVVEQMLTCSDCQTEVHPTCMNYSEDLARRARDSPWQCYDCKTCCICSEAGDAAELLFCDACDKGYHMQCHEPKIDENPTGQWVCKNCSELGCDLMETTDSNGAASSSCLLTPCDSPTNFQIKNNSVEARPEQKFIDELLNRIDVERLRHVSIADWSIDDVAEFIAKVGFTVQAENFRDQEIDGKSLLLMKRNDVLTGLSLKLGPALKIYDQIVKIQMAAGGGIV